One Deinococcus aerolatus genomic window carries:
- the rpsF gene encoding 30S ribosomal protein S6 has protein sequence MNQYDLNLILNPNLSAEQVQIEKDYIETTLKNNGAEMSNLDDVGNRRLAYAIEKDREGYYLMYTIKAGGNPEKEIASTLRLRDHVRRVLVVKDRPEWKTKKA, from the coding sequence ATGAACCAGTACGACCTGAACCTGATCCTGAACCCCAACCTCAGCGCCGAGCAGGTGCAAATCGAGAAGGATTACATCGAGACCACGTTGAAGAACAACGGGGCCGAGATGAGCAACCTCGACGACGTCGGCAACCGCCGCCTGGCTTACGCCATCGAGAAGGACCGCGAGGGCTATTACCTGATGTACACCATCAAGGCCGGCGGCAACCCTGAAAAGGAGATCGCCAGCACCCTGCGCCTGCGTGACCACGTGCGCCGCGTCCTGGTGGTCAAGGACCGCCCGGAATGGAAGACCAAGAAGGCCTGA
- a CDS encoding dienelactone hydrolase family protein, whose protein sequence is MLKHAMTMSALALSSLALGQAVKGADLDVTSGGKAYRSYLAAPASATPKAAVILLHSFNGLEQGYRDLVDEMAAAGYVTLALGWQTFEKGPSDATVKALVEDGLKTLAARGDVNMNAVGLTGFCAGGRYTMLLLPQMKAFKSGVAWYGFPDSGGTATQPQAPNAFIDQLSAPLLILHGTRDQPSPIAGIYSYAQKLDAANKNFKLTVYQGEPHSFLLKDGKIADTYASRDARREMLAYFSDTLK, encoded by the coding sequence ATGTTGAAGCACGCCATGACCATGTCGGCCCTCGCCCTCTCCTCTCTCGCGCTGGGACAGGCGGTGAAAGGCGCTGATCTGGACGTGACCAGCGGTGGCAAGGCATACAGGAGCTATCTGGCCGCGCCTGCCTCTGCGACACCGAAGGCCGCTGTGATCCTGCTGCATTCCTTCAACGGGCTGGAACAGGGTTACAGGGATCTGGTGGATGAGATGGCAGCGGCGGGCTACGTGACGCTGGCGCTGGGCTGGCAGACCTTCGAGAAGGGGCCGAGCGACGCCACCGTGAAGGCGCTGGTGGAAGACGGTCTGAAGACCCTGGCCGCACGCGGGGACGTGAACATGAACGCGGTGGGCCTGACCGGCTTCTGCGCGGGCGGGCGCTACACCATGCTGCTGCTGCCACAGATGAAGGCGTTTAAGTCGGGCGTGGCGTGGTACGGCTTCCCCGATTCGGGCGGCACAGCCACGCAGCCCCAGGCTCCCAATGCTTTCATTGATCAGCTCAGCGCGCCGCTGCTGATCTTGCACGGCACCCGGGACCAGCCCAGCCCCATCGCGGGAATCTACAGCTACGCCCAGAAGCTGGACGCCGCGAACAAGAACTTCAAACTTACGGTGTACCAGGGTGAGCCGCATAGTTTCCTGCTCAAGGACGGCAAGATTGCCGACACCTACGCCAGCCGGGACGCCCGGCGCGAAATGCTGGCCTATTTCAGCGACACACTGAAATAA
- a CDS encoding single-stranded DNA-binding protein, which produces MARGMNHVYLVGALARDPELRYTPNGTAVFEATVAGEDRVVGNDGRERSLPWYHRVSILGKPAEWQAERNLKGGDAVMVEGALDYSSWEAPEGGKRSAIKVKALRMEGLDAQPELIQDAGGGVRMGNGLNEVVLVGNVVRDPELRYTPAGDAVLGIGLAVNETWNDRQGNKQEKTHWVDVTLWRELAEAMKELRKGDPVMVKGRLVNESWTDRDGNKRNSTKVEATRVEALSRGAGTGTPAATPAGPRTQTASSAARPQTQSSGYGQDQGRAANTGNRSGGLDIDQGLDDFPPEEEDLPF; this is translated from the coding sequence ATGGCCCGAGGCATGAACCATGTGTATCTAGTCGGCGCACTCGCCCGCGATCCCGAACTGCGTTATACCCCCAACGGAACCGCCGTTTTCGAGGCCACTGTGGCCGGAGAAGACCGCGTCGTCGGCAACGACGGACGTGAGCGGAGCCTGCCGTGGTATCACCGCGTGTCCATTCTGGGCAAGCCCGCCGAGTGGCAGGCCGAGCGCAACCTGAAAGGCGGCGACGCCGTGATGGTTGAAGGCGCTCTGGACTACAGCTCCTGGGAAGCCCCCGAAGGTGGCAAGCGGAGCGCAATCAAGGTCAAGGCCCTGCGCATGGAAGGTCTGGATGCCCAGCCCGAACTGATCCAGGACGCCGGAGGCGGCGTTCGTATGGGCAACGGGCTGAACGAAGTGGTGTTGGTCGGCAATGTCGTTCGCGACCCCGAACTGCGCTACACCCCCGCCGGAGACGCCGTGCTCGGAATCGGTTTGGCCGTGAACGAGACGTGGAATGACCGTCAGGGCAACAAGCAGGAAAAGACCCACTGGGTAGACGTAACCTTGTGGCGCGAACTGGCCGAGGCCATGAAAGAGCTGCGCAAGGGTGACCCCGTGATGGTCAAGGGCCGACTGGTCAACGAGAGCTGGACTGACCGGGACGGCAACAAACGCAACTCCACCAAAGTAGAGGCGACGCGAGTCGAAGCCCTGTCCCGAGGCGCGGGAACCGGTACCCCCGCAGCCACCCCCGCCGGACCTCGCACGCAGACCGCGAGCAGTGCGGCGCGCCCCCAGACCCAGAGCAGCGGCTACGGCCAGGATCAGGGCCGGGCGGCGAACACGGGGAACCGTTCGGGCGGCTTAGATATTGACCAAGGTCTCGACGATTTCCCACCGGAAGAAGAAGACCTGCCGTTCTGA
- the rplI gene encoding 50S ribosomal protein L9, translating to MQVILMEPGKLGKTGDIVEVKNGYARNWLIPQGIATSATAANMKSLEARIRARQKIQAQEKATAEDLASRLNGVAVEMSVRAGEGKIYGAVTHADVAGALDQLGFDIDKRKLEMPRIVKEIGEYDIAYRAHPEVTIPMKLVVHAQKESQK from the coding sequence ATGCAAGTCATTCTGATGGAACCCGGCAAGCTGGGCAAAACCGGCGACATTGTGGAAGTCAAGAACGGGTACGCCCGCAACTGGCTGATTCCGCAGGGTATCGCCACCAGCGCCACCGCCGCCAACATGAAGAGCCTGGAAGCCCGCATCCGCGCGCGCCAGAAGATTCAGGCCCAGGAAAAAGCCACCGCCGAGGACCTCGCCAGCCGCCTGAACGGGGTTGCCGTGGAAATGAGCGTTCGCGCGGGCGAAGGCAAGATCTACGGTGCCGTCACCCACGCCGACGTGGCGGGCGCCCTGGACCAGCTGGGCTTTGACATCGACAAGCGCAAGCTGGAGATGCCCAGGATCGTCAAGGAAATTGGCGAGTACGACATCGCCTACCGCGCCCACCCCGAAGTGACCATCCCCATGAAACTGGTGGTCCACGCGCAGAAGGAAAGCCAGAAGTAA
- the rpsR gene encoding 30S ribosomal protein S18, which translates to MTQSSDRKPRGKGPKRPRKPKVDPFSIGELEITDYKDVKMLRRFVSDTGKILPRRRTGLSAKHQRRISQTIKVARQLALLPYTEKLVRK; encoded by the coding sequence ATGACGCAATCCAGCGACCGCAAACCGCGTGGCAAGGGGCCCAAGCGTCCCCGCAAGCCCAAGGTTGACCCCTTCTCCATCGGGGAACTTGAAATTACCGACTACAAAGACGTGAAGATGCTGCGCCGGTTTGTCTCCGACACCGGCAAGATTCTTCCTCGCCGCCGCACCGGCCTCTCGGCCAAGCACCAGCGCCGCATTTCGCAGACCATCAAGGTTGCGCGTCAGCTGGCCCTGCTGCCCTACACCGAGAAACTGGTTCGGAAGTAA